TCGGCGCGCTGGTCATCCTCGTCTCGCTCGCGCTCGCGCACATCACCCACATGCTCGTTGAAGACCCGCTTCGCCAGCACCGCCGCCGCCCGCTTGCGACGGATACGCCGGTGGCGGACGCGCGGTCGTCGCTACGCACCTGGCCCGGCATGTTCCGCGCAATCGGCGGTATGGTCACCGTGGCGTTGTTTGGCGTGTCGCTGGCGGTCCAGCCGTTCTGGAACAACCGTGTCGATTCCGCCGACAAACCGCTCGACCCGACAACCTACCCGGGCGCGATGGCACTGGCGGGCGCCGACGTCCCGCAGGTCGAGCCCAAGCCGGATCCGAACCTGATCGCCGGCATGTTCCCCGTCATCGGTGAAACCGGCTGCATGGTGTTCAAACCGCACGAGGCCGACTACATGCCGCCGGAAGACTGCGTCTACGGCGACCTCGAGGCGGAGACCACCATCGTCATGGTCGGCGGATCCCACATCGAACCGTTTGTCATCCCACTCGAAATCCTGGGGCGCGAGCACCACTTCAAGGTCGTCTCCTTCGTGCGCCAGGAGTGCCCACTCGTCGTCGGCGGCCCAGAAAACCCGTCGAACCAGGACATTGTCTCCGACACGTGCGCCGAGTGGGGCGAGCACGCCCTGGCCAGGATTGTGGACCTGGATCCCGACATGATCGTGTCCACCTCCACTAGACCCGCGGGCCGCGCCGGCGACGGCGTCGCCTCGGCCGACTACGTGCCCGCCGCCTACACCGACTTGTGGAACCACCTCGCGGAGCTCGACATCCCGTTCGTCGGCTTGCGTGACAACCCGTGGATGTTCACCATCGACGGCAACCCGATGGACCCGAACCTGTGCATCGTCGCCGGCTACTCCGAGGCGGAATGCTCCATGGACGCGTCCATGGCCTACGCGCCGGAGGATCCCGCATCCTTCTTCCTCGACGGAACAAACCGCCAATGGGAAATCGACACCGCCGACTGGTACTGCATCGACGGTACGTGCCCGCCACAGATCGGAAACGTCTACATCTACCGCGACCAGAACCACATCTCGAACGCGTACGCCGCGACGCTCACCCCCCTACTGTGGGAGCACCTCGAGCCCATCTTCACCGAGCTCGGGCTTATCGACGACACCCCCGCCGCCGAGTCGCCCGAAGCCCCCGGTGAAGCCCCCGCTATCGAGGACTCCGCCCCCGCGGACGCTTAGAAGAACTTCCCCTTCTGCATCCTCTTCATCGCCTCGTTGAAGTCGAGGTTGTTCAAATCCATTCCCTGCATGCCGGCCGGCAGCTGCTCCTGAAGCTTCTGCAGCTCCTTCGGGTCCGGCATGCCGCCGCCCATGCCCGGCATACCCGGCATCTTCGGCATGCCCGGCATACCGCCGCCACCGCGCTTGGCTGGCTTGCGCTTGCCGTTCTTGCCCTTGCGGCCTTTCGGCTTTTTCTTCGTGGCGCTGCGGCCCATGCCCGGCATCCCCGGCATACCGAACTGGCTGGCCATCTGGCCCATCATCTTCTTCGCCTCGAAGAAGCGTTCCACCAGCTGGTTGACATCGGAAACCTTCACACCCGAACCGTTGGCAATGCGCTTGCGGCGTGACGCATTCAGGATCTTCGGATCCTGGCGCTCCGCCGGCGTCATACCGCGAATGATGGCCTGGATGCGGTCGAGCTGCTTCTCGTCGACCATGTCCGCCATCTGGTTCATCTGCTTGCCGCCCGGCATCATCTTGAGCAGATTGCCAATCGGACCCATGCGACGGATCATGAGCAACTGGTCGAGGAAGTCCTCCAGCGTCAGCTCACCGGAAGCGAGCTTGTTCGCGGCCGCCTCGGCGTCCTGCTCGTTGTAGGTCTGCTCGGCCTGCTCGATAAGCGAGAGCAGATCGCCCATGCCGAGGATGCGGCTGGCCATGCGGTCCGGGTGGAAGACATCAAAATCGTCGAGCTTCTCGCCGGTGGAGGCAAACAGGATCGGCTTGCCGGTAACCTCACGAATCGACAGCGCGGCGCCGCCACGGGCGTCGCCGTCGAGCTTGGTCAGGGCGACGCCGGTGAAGTCGACGCCCTCGGCGAAGGCCTCCGCGGTCTTCACCGCGTCCTGGCCGATCATTGCATCGATAACGAAGAGGACCTCGTCCGGGTTAACCGCGTCGCGGATGTTGCGCGCCTGGGTCATCAGCGTCTCGTCGATACCGAGGCGGCCCGCCGTATCGATGATGACCACGTCGTTCTTATTCTGCTTGGCGTAGTCGATGCCCTGCTGCGCCACGGCGACCGGGTCACCGTGCGAGCTGCCCATCTCGTGCTCGTAGGAGTCGATGGACGTGCCCGGATCCGGCGCGAAAGTGGGCACGCCTGCGCGCTCGCCGACAATCTGGAGCTGCTGCACCGCGCCCGGGCGCTGCAAGTCACATGCGACCAGCATCGGGGTGTGCCCCTGCTTCGCCAAGTGGTTCGCCAACTTGCCGGCCAGGGTCGTCTTACCCGCACCCTGGAGACCGGCGAGCATGATCACGGTCGGCGGGTTCTTCGCCAGGTTCAGCCGGCGGGTCTCGCCACCGAGGATGCCGGTGAGTTCCTCGTCGACAATCTTGATCACCTGCTGCGCCGGATTCAGCGCCGCGGAGACATCGGCGCCGAGCGCGCGCTCCTTCACTCGCTTGATAAACGCACGCACAACCGGCAGCGACACGTCCGCCTCAAGCAACGCGATACGGATCTCGCGCGCGGTGGCGTTGATGTCCTCCTCGGTGAGCTTGCCCTTGCCCCGCAGTCCACCCAGGGCTGATTGGAGGCGATCGGACAGTGACTCGAACACGGTGTGCACGCTCCCTTTGCTGCTAGCGGAAAATAATCCCCACAAGACTAGCGCGCGCCCCGGGCGATGGGCACATCACCGGGGCGCGGAGTCGTCGTCAAGCAACCGCTAACCGAGCAGTGCGTCGACGAAACTCTCCACTTCGAACGGCGCGAGATCATCCGCGCCCTCGCCGAGGCCGACTAGCTTAACCGGCACGCCGAGCTCCTCCTGGACCTGGAAGACAATGCCGCCCTTCGCGGTGCCGTCCAGTTTGGTCAGCACGACGCCGGTGATGTCGACGACCTCGCGGAACACACGTGCCTGGGCGATACCGTTCTGGCCGACGGTGGCGTCGAGGACGAGCAGCACCTCGTCAACATTGCTCTTCTTCTCCACCACACGCTTGACCTTGCCCAACTGGTCCATCAGCCCGGTGGACGTGTGCAGGCGGCCCGCCGTATCGACGAGCACCACATCCGCCCCCTCATCCACACCGGTCGCGACCGCGTCGAACGCAACGGATGCAGGGTCCGCCCCCTCTTTACCGCGCACGGTGGAGGCGCCAACGCGGCGACCCCAGGTCTCCAACTGGTCCGCAGCCGCGGCACGGAACGTATCAGCAGCGCCAAGCACCACCGAGTGGCCCATGGACACCAGCACGCGGGCGAGCTTGCCGGTAGTGGTCGTCTTACCGGTGCCGTTGACACCGACGACCAGAATCACGGCCGGCTTACCGTCGTTCGGCATCGCCTTGATCGAGCGATCCAGTTCAGGGCGGGCTGCCTCAATCAGCGTCTCACGCAGCATCGCGCGAGCCTGATCCTCGGTTTCCACACCACGCTCGGCGATTTTCTCGCGGAGGTTGTCGGTGACCTTCATCGTCAGCTCGGCGCCGAGGTCCGCCATGATCAGCGTGTCCTCGATCTCCTCCCAGGCGTCCTCATCCAGGTCACCGGCGGTCAGGATGCCGAGCAGGCCCTGCCCGATCGCGTTCTGGGAGCGGGACAGACGGCCACGCAGCTTGCCCATGCGGCCGGCAGCTGGGGCGATGTCGTCCAGCGGCTCGTCAGCGGGCGCCTCCACGACAACCGCGTCGTCGGACACCTCAGCACCGTCCTGCAGTGCCTCATCTGCGCGCTCCTGCGCGGCGGCAGCTGCTGCGGCGGCTTCCTCCGTCTCAGCCTTGTCGGCCGCATCAGGCTTTTCGACGACTGGCTCTACCGGTTCGCTCTCCACAGGCTTGGGCTCGGCTGCGGGCTCGGGCTCGACCGGCTCTGCCTTGGGCTCGACCGTGGGCTCCGGGGTCGGTTCCGGAGTCGGCGACGTGGTGCCGTCGTCAAGCACGGGCTCGTCGTCACGCGCAATGGCCCGCTCAACGACCGTCTCCGGCTGCTCATCCTCAGCCGGCGGGATGGGCGCTGCGGCCGCCTTCGGTTCGGCTTTCGGTTTAGGCTGCTCGCGACGGATCGGTTCCGGCTGCTTCTCCTGCGCATCCGCCGGAGCGAAGTTGAAGCCACCTTTGGCCTGGTAATTGCCGGATTTCTCCTGCTGCGTGAGCTCCTTGGGCTCCTCCGGCTTTTCAAACGAGATGGTCTTCGCGTCTTTGCGCTTCTTACCGGCGACGATGATGCCGGCGATGATCAGCGCGATGACGATGACCGCAATGACAATCCATAGGACAGTGGTGTTCATGCGTTCCAGTGTGCCAGCACTACCGACATCACGCGGGGACGGGCTCCAGGAAGCCCTTAGTGGCTCTTTTGGTAAAGCTCCCCATCCCCGAGTCCGATCTGCAAATCTCCCCCGTCAGTTTCAATGACCGGCAGTCTTGTTTCTGCGCCATCCTTAGTGAAAACGAGGTTATCGCCGTCGACGGTGCACACCTCGTTGTCTTCAACATCCCCGGGCTCGGCAACGTGGTGGAACGTGCAGTCGCTACCGTCGATGGTTAGTGTGCTGGTCAATTTCTCCTCACCAGCTGATTCAACCTTGGTGTAGGTGCCGCTCAAATCCGCCGAGGTGGAGCATCCGCCAGTGAAGAGAGCCAGCGCAAGAACACTCGCAGCAGCGAAGCCACGCGATATAGACATATCCATCCTTTCTCCTACTTTCGAATGATGTTACACCGCGGGTGCCACACCAGCAGGCTGCATGCGCTGCGACAGCACCCGAGTCACACCGTCACCGCGCATAGTCACGCCATAAAGCACATTCGCCACGTCCATCGTCGGCTTCTGGTGCGTGATCACGATCAGCTGCGAATCTTGACGCAGCTCCTCGAGTAGCGCGATCAGCCTGCGCAGGTTGACGTCGTCAAGCGCCGCTTCGACCTCGTCGAGCACGTAGAACGGACTCGGCCGTGCGCGGAAAATCGCGACGAGGAACGCCAGCGCAGTCAGCGACTTCTCACCGCCCGACAGAAGCGACAACCGCTTCACCCGCTTCCCCGGCGGACGCGCCTCGATCTCAATGCCAGTGGCCAACATGTCGTCGGGCTCCGTGAGCACCAGCCGCGCCTCGCCGCCCGGGAACAACGTGTGGAACACCCGCGGAAACTCTGCTTCCACGTCCGCCCATGCGTCGGTGAACAGTTGCAGGATCTGCGCGTCGACGTCCTCGATCACGCCTGTGAGGTCTTTGCGCGCCTGGATCACGTCGTCGAGCTGCGTGGACAAGAACGAGTACCGCTCCTCCAGCGCCTTAAATTCCTCAAGCGCCAACGGGTTGACCTTGCCCAGAGCGCGCAGATCCTTCTCCGCCCGCTTGAGTCGCTTCTCCTCCGCCTCACGGTCGAAGTCGTCGCCCGGGGTGTAGCCCTCAAGCAAGTCCGCTACGGCGATGCCGAGTGAAGCCGTGATGTTGGCCTCGGCTTCGTCGATACGCACCTGCGCCTGCGAACGCGCAATGTCAGAAGCATGTGCGTTGTCCGTCAGGCGGGACAACCGCTGGCGCGTGGCGTTGACCTGCTGACGCGCCTGCTGCAGCTGGGATTGCAGGCTTGCCGACTGCGCATTCAATTCGTCGCGCTCCGCTGTCGCCCGCACCAACGCGTCCTCGATCCGGGCCGACAGGTCGCGCGCATGCTTCTCGACGACCCCAGCCAGCTCCGCCTCCGCCCTACGCCGCGCCATTGCGGCGTCATGCCGCGCCTTCGCCTGCCGCTCCTGCTCAGCCTGGCGACGGAGCGCATCCCCCTTGCCCGATTCCGCTTCGGCCTTCTGCTGTGCTGTACGGGCGGCGAGCACTGCCTCCATTTCCATGGATTTCACCTGGTTCAACGCATTTCTCGCGGCGTCGCGCTCTGCCGAGGATGGTTCCTCCGGCGATGCCGAAACATCTGTGTCCACGCGGGTGAGACGGTCGCGGGTTTCCTCTAAATCAGCACGACGTTGGGCGAGGCGCGCATCCGCCTCGTTCGCCCGCTGTGCGGCGCGTTCGTGTTCTGACTTGTTCGCCTCCGCCTGCTTCACCAGCCGCGCGCGATCGCGGCGCCACGACTCGAGTTCGGTGTCGTGCTCACGCAGGGACGCGCGTGCTGACGCCGCGTTCACCCGTGCCTCCTCCGCTGCCACCTTCGCGCCTTCGAACGTGCCGGCTAACTCGCTGAGGTGATGTTTCGCGATTTCCAGCTCCGCGCGGGCCGCCTCGATGCGGGCGGTGACCTCAACTGTGCTCGCCTGCCCTGATCCGGCGGCCACCCAGCCTTCGCCGACGAGCACCCCATCCCGGGTCACCGCACGCAGCCGCGGATCCTGCTCAACCAGCGAACGTGCGCTAGCGACGTCGGGTGCCACAACCGTATCCGCCAGCAGACGCGTCACCGGCCCGACCACCGCATCGCTTAGCGTCACATGATCGAGCAGCCAATCCACCTCAACGTCAGTGTCCAGCCGCCACGCGGAGCCGCCTCGCGTATCGACGACCACCGTCCGGCTCGCCTCCCCCAACTTCGCCACTGTCTCCAATGACACAGCGCCGGCCAGCGCCTCCGCATAGTCGCCTAGTGCCGCCGCCAGCGCGGTTTCAAGCCCAGCCTCCGCGGTGACCAGCCCTGCCAGCGGCGCAAATCCGTCAAGCACGTCGGCCGCGTCCGCCTTAGGGGCTTGCTCGGACAACGTAGTAATCCGCGACTCCAACGTCGCAACTTTGCGTTCGTGCTCGCGCTGCTCCGCGCGCAGCTGCTCGAGGCGCTTCTCCGCTGCATCGGATTCGGTGTGCGCGCGGGCGAACGCGGCGTCGAGAGGTGCCCGCTCCGCCTCGAAGC
Above is a genomic segment from Corynebacterium lujinxingii containing:
- a CDS encoding acyltransferase family protein, whose protein sequence is MSGQGAQQKKGSSAYRVDLDGLRGYAIALVVLFHVFVGRVSGGVDVFLLLSGYFFLGGQLRYALRPNPNLNPWWPLWRTMRRLVPALALVVVSVVLLVLALTPELMSDELARQVTASMLYYQNWELIAQNADYAAASQDTSPLQHLWSMSVQGQFYIFGILMGTLIAFVVSKLKADPKITRRVAIGVLAVITITSFAWSARFGFVGTGENYYSTFSRAWELSLGALLAFVPAERFLPQATAWFTALLGVAMITITGIVIPTSLAFPGPLTLLPLTGAALVVLSGNNNAVSTVLSSAPMTWLGKIAYSLYLWHWPLLIIVTSLGGYDTPPAWLGALVILVSLALAHITHMLVEDPLRQHRRRPLATDTPVADARSSLRTWPGMFRAIGGMVTVALFGVSLAVQPFWNNRVDSADKPLDPTTYPGAMALAGADVPQVEPKPDPNLIAGMFPVIGETGCMVFKPHEADYMPPEDCVYGDLEAETTIVMVGGSHIEPFVIPLEILGREHHFKVVSFVRQECPLVVGGPENPSNQDIVSDTCAEWGEHALARIVDLDPDMIVSTSTRPAGRAGDGVASADYVPAAYTDLWNHLAELDIPFVGLRDNPWMFTIDGNPMDPNLCIVAGYSEAECSMDASMAYAPEDPASFFLDGTNRQWEIDTADWYCIDGTCPPQIGNVYIYRDQNHISNAYAATLTPLLWEHLEPIFTELGLIDDTPAAESPEAPGEAPAIEDSAPADA
- the ffh gene encoding signal recognition particle protein, producing the protein MFESLSDRLQSALGGLRGKGKLTEEDINATAREIRIALLEADVSLPVVRAFIKRVKERALGADVSAALNPAQQVIKIVDEELTGILGGETRRLNLAKNPPTVIMLAGLQGAGKTTLAGKLANHLAKQGHTPMLVACDLQRPGAVQQLQIVGERAGVPTFAPDPGTSIDSYEHEMGSSHGDPVAVAQQGIDYAKQNKNDVVIIDTAGRLGIDETLMTQARNIRDAVNPDEVLFVIDAMIGQDAVKTAEAFAEGVDFTGVALTKLDGDARGGAALSIREVTGKPILFASTGEKLDDFDVFHPDRMASRILGMGDLLSLIEQAEQTYNEQDAEAAANKLASGELTLEDFLDQLLMIRRMGPIGNLLKMMPGGKQMNQMADMVDEKQLDRIQAIIRGMTPAERQDPKILNASRRKRIANGSGVKVSDVNQLVERFFEAKKMMGQMASQFGMPGMPGMGRSATKKKPKGRKGKNGKRKPAKRGGGGMPGMPKMPGMPGMGGGMPDPKELQKLQEQLPAGMQGMDLNNLDFNEAMKRMQKGKFF
- the ftsY gene encoding signal recognition particle-docking protein FtsY, with the protein product MNTTVLWIVIAVIVIALIIAGIIVAGKKRKDAKTISFEKPEEPKELTQQEKSGNYQAKGGFNFAPADAQEKQPEPIRREQPKPKAEPKAAAAPIPPAEDEQPETVVERAIARDDEPVLDDGTTSPTPEPTPEPTVEPKAEPVEPEPAAEPKPVESEPVEPVVEKPDAADKAETEEAAAAAAAAQERADEALQDGAEVSDDAVVVEAPADEPLDDIAPAAGRMGKLRGRLSRSQNAIGQGLLGILTAGDLDEDAWEEIEDTLIMADLGAELTMKVTDNLREKIAERGVETEDQARAMLRETLIEAARPELDRSIKAMPNDGKPAVILVVGVNGTGKTTTTGKLARVLVSMGHSVVLGAADTFRAAAADQLETWGRRVGASTVRGKEGADPASVAFDAVATGVDEGADVVLVDTAGRLHTSTGLMDQLGKVKRVVEKKSNVDEVLLVLDATVGQNGIAQARVFREVVDITGVVLTKLDGTAKGGIVFQVQEELGVPVKLVGLGEGADDLAPFEVESFVDALLG
- the smc gene encoding chromosome segregation protein SMC; protein product: MHLKSLTLKGFKSFASATTMKFEPGICAVVGPNGSGKSNVVDALAWVMGEQGAKNLRGGKMEDVIFAGAGGRKPLGRAEVTLTFDNTDKRLPIDYTEVAITRRMFRDGASEYEINGSKARLMDIQELLSDSGIGREMHIIVGQGKLSEILDSRPEERRAFIEEAAGVLKHRRRKEKAQRKLTSMQANLDRLTDLTDELGKQLKPLARQAEAAKRGAAVQADLRDAKLKLAGDQVVRLRAKLSDAARAAELLEEQVETVTAQLEEYTEAQEAIEARQQEVQPKAAEAQQVWFALSTLAERASATERIASERSRSQNTDVAYAGQDPEDLEARARLADERYAEAVEAAEEAAEQLETVREEVAERQAAFDEAEREHMAQLRAIADRREGVVRLLAQEESHAQAVEAAEEEIRRFDETLQETRERSRQADAEVAVVEERIAGFEAERAPLDAAFARAHTESDAAEKRLEQLRAEQREHERKVATLESRITTLSEQAPKADAADVLDGFAPLAGLVTAEAGLETALAAALGDYAEALAGAVSLETVAKLGEASRTVVVDTRGGSAWRLDTDVEVDWLLDHVTLSDAVVGPVTRLLADTVVAPDVASARSLVEQDPRLRAVTRDGVLVGEGWVAAGSGQASTVEVTARIEAARAELEIAKHHLSELAGTFEGAKVAAEEARVNAASARASLREHDTELESWRRDRARLVKQAEANKSEHERAAQRANEADARLAQRRADLEETRDRLTRVDTDVSASPEEPSSAERDAARNALNQVKSMEMEAVLAARTAQQKAEAESGKGDALRRQAEQERQAKARHDAAMARRRAEAELAGVVEKHARDLSARIEDALVRATAERDELNAQSASLQSQLQQARQQVNATRQRLSRLTDNAHASDIARSQAQVRIDEAEANITASLGIAVADLLEGYTPGDDFDREAEEKRLKRAEKDLRALGKVNPLALEEFKALEERYSFLSTQLDDVIQARKDLTGVIEDVDAQILQLFTDAWADVEAEFPRVFHTLFPGGEARLVLTEPDDMLATGIEIEARPPGKRVKRLSLLSGGEKSLTALAFLVAIFRARPSPFYVLDEVEAALDDVNLRRLIALLEELRQDSQLIVITHQKPTMDVANVLYGVTMRGDGVTRVLSQRMQPAGVAPAV